A genomic region of Crocosphaera sp. UHCC 0190 contains the following coding sequences:
- a CDS encoding S8 family serine peptidase: protein MRHTIAWLTCSLTTVSAIVAPAWALDTSVGEAGIYADRLHQEPYNLTGRKIAIGQVEIGRPGQFGFDKIAAWNPVFKLAGVYYQDRAVKANGNLDNHAAMVATVMVSRDKRIPGVAPDARLYSSAVGALKGGGQPQECIASQYIAQRNSGDVRAINFSFGESLERDNREGAKLDGNALLTQCIDWSSREHDVLYVIAGNQGKGGIPIPTDHYNGITTAYTAKRNGQYTKVDFANISALPVGIGRSLIKREINAGPRRAINLVAPGNKVALYDLAGKINEVSGTSFAAPHITASVALLQEFGDRQLREKQPNWSLDSRRHEVSKVVLLNSADKLQDQGDGLLLGMMRTVFSKGNKTWLQSDAYNNPAVPVDMEMGIGHLNVFRAYQQFSAGQWKPKTVVPGMGWDYNTVTKDNHQDYVIGQPLHQGSYVSITLVWDRLVELNDKNNNKQYDIGETFKDRGLNNLDVYLMPTDGKNTAQSTCASISKVDSTEHIFCAVPTTGNYKVRVQYTQQINEPSQPYALAWWTVAK from the coding sequence ATGAGACACACCATTGCGTGGTTAACTTGTAGTTTAACAACAGTTTCAGCCATCGTCGCACCAGCTTGGGCCCTAGACACCTCAGTGGGAGAAGCAGGAATTTATGCCGATCGCCTACATCAAGAACCTTATAATTTAACGGGGCGTAAAATCGCTATTGGCCAAGTCGAAATTGGCAGGCCTGGACAATTCGGCTTTGATAAAATAGCCGCCTGGAACCCCGTCTTTAAGTTAGCAGGAGTCTATTATCAAGATCGGGCTGTCAAAGCTAACGGCAACCTAGATAACCACGCAGCTATGGTAGCAACCGTCATGGTGAGTCGAGATAAACGCATCCCAGGAGTGGCCCCAGATGCTAGACTCTACTCCTCAGCAGTGGGGGCCCTCAAGGGAGGGGGACAACCTCAAGAATGTATCGCAAGTCAATATATTGCCCAACGAAATAGCGGCGATGTGCGGGCTATTAACTTCAGTTTTGGGGAATCTTTGGAACGGGATAACCGAGAAGGGGCTAAACTCGATGGCAACGCCTTATTAACCCAGTGTATCGACTGGTCATCACGAGAACATGATGTCCTCTACGTCATTGCCGGAAACCAGGGAAAAGGTGGTATTCCCATTCCTACCGACCATTATAATGGCATTACTACCGCCTACACGGCCAAACGCAATGGCCAATATACAAAAGTCGATTTTGCCAATATTAGCGCACTTCCCGTCGGCATTGGCCGCAGTTTGATTAAACGGGAAATTAATGCAGGCCCCAGACGGGCCATTAATTTAGTCGCCCCTGGTAATAAAGTCGCCTTATATGACTTAGCTGGCAAAATTAATGAAGTCAGTGGCACCAGTTTTGCTGCCCCCCATATCACCGCATCTGTGGCTTTATTACAAGAATTCGGCGATCGCCAATTAAGAGAAAAACAACCTAATTGGAGTCTCGACTCCCGTCGTCACGAAGTCAGCAAAGTTGTCTTACTCAATTCAGCCGATAAACTACAAGATCAAGGAGATGGGCTATTATTGGGCATGATGCGGACAGTTTTTAGTAAAGGCAACAAAACCTGGTTACAATCCGATGCTTATAATAATCCGGCTGTTCCTGTTGATATGGAAATGGGTATTGGACATCTTAATGTGTTTCGCGCCTATCAACAGTTTAGTGCGGGTCAGTGGAAACCGAAAACCGTTGTTCCAGGAATGGGTTGGGATTACAATACCGTTACCAAAGATAATCATCAAGATTACGTCATCGGACAACCTTTGCACCAAGGCAGTTATGTTTCTATTACCCTAGTTTGGGATCGCTTAGTGGAACTTAACGACAAAAACAATAACAAACAATATGATATCGGAGAAACCTTTAAAGATCGTGGGTTAAATAATCTTGATGTTTATTTAATGCCGACTGATGGCAAAAATACCGCCCAAAGTACCTGCGCTTCCATTAGTAAAGTTGATAGTACAGAACATATTTTCTGTGCTGTGCCAACTACAGGGAATTATAAAGTGCGGGTACAGTACACACAGCAGATTAATGAACCGAGTCAACCCTATGCCCTAGCATGGTGGACAGTGGCTAAATAG
- a CDS encoding DUF4058 family protein, with amino-acid sequence MPSPFPGMNPYLESPQFWSQVHNRLIVAIADEINPQIRPKYPMEIEQRVYTETDNGNNFELVGIPDNVVFKPSQNL; translated from the coding sequence ATGCCTTCACCTTTTCCTGGAATGAACCCTTATTTAGAAAGTCCTCAATTTTGGTCACAAGTTCATAATCGTTTAATTGTGGCGATCGCCGATGAAATAAATCCTCAAATTCGTCCTAAATATCCTATGGAAATTGAACAGAGAGTATATACAGAAACAGACAATGGTAATAATTTTGAGTTAGTTGGTATTCCTGATAATGTTGTTTTCAAACCTTCACAAAATCTTTAG
- a CDS encoding Uma2 family endonuclease translates to MVAAKEHYYMTPEEYLEWEEKQPLKYEYMDGEVYAMTGGTLPHAELAFNFASALRNHLRVKGCKILISDAKVQVSEKGPYHYPDVIVSCDERDKKAMKFLQYPCLIVEVLSPSTEGFDRGKKFRNYRKIETLKEYVLVSSEQKLIECFLINDQGIWELYSFAENDELRLTSVDFNCPIELIYEDVLLIDETQVE, encoded by the coding sequence ATGGTGGCAGCAAAAGAACATTATTATATGACTCCCGAAGAATATCTAGAATGGGAGGAAAAACAACCCCTTAAATATGAATATATGGATGGGGAAGTTTATGCGATGACAGGGGGAACACTTCCTCATGCTGAACTTGCTTTTAATTTTGCTTCTGCTTTAAGAAACCATCTACGGGTAAAAGGATGTAAAATATTAATTTCTGATGCTAAAGTACAAGTATCAGAAAAAGGCCCCTATCATTATCCTGATGTTATCGTGAGTTGTGATGAACGGGATAAAAAAGCGATGAAATTTCTTCAATATCCTTGTTTAATTGTTGAAGTTCTTTCTCCGAGTACAGAAGGATTTGATCGAGGTAAAAAATTTCGTAATTATCGTAAAATTGAAACCTTAAAAGAATATGTTTTAGTGAGTTCAGAACAGAAATTAATTGAATGTTTTCTGATTAATGATCAGGGAATTTGGGAGTTATACAGTTTTGCTGAAAATGATGAATTAAGATTAACTTCAGTTGATTTTAATTGTCCCATTGAATTGATTTATGAGGACGTTCTTTTAATAGATGAAACTCAAGTTGAGTAG
- the trmFO gene encoding FADH(2)-oxidizing methylenetetrahydrofolate--tRNA-(uracil(54)-C(5))-methyltransferase TrmFO, with protein sequence MTYSTTKVQVIGGGLAGTEAAWQVAQAGIPVILHEMRPLRTSPAHHSEELGELVCSNSFGAMSSDRAAGLLHEELRRLGSIIIQTADQHAVPAGGALAVDRGIFSHQLTQTLANHPLIELKRSEITEIPPEGIIILATGPLTTPSLAEDLQRFTGMEYMSFFDAASPIIVGETINQDIAFLASRYDKGDAAYLNCPLNKDQYLQFREALCQAEQAELKDFERETAKFFEGCLPIEELAKRGEETMRYGPLKPVGLFDARLGDFREPENKEKRPYAVVQLRQEDKQGQLWNMVGFQTNLKWGEQKRVFRLIPGLENAEFVRMGVMHRNTFINSPQLLDPTLQFKTRPTLLAAGQLIGTEGYTAATAGGWLAGTNAARLMLGLETVTLPESMMMGALFEFISSASPKHFQPMPPNFGILPELPVRIRNKRERYGKYRDRALADLNEWQLQLNCKQNNLVIL encoded by the coding sequence ATGACATATTCAACCACAAAAGTTCAAGTTATTGGTGGCGGTTTAGCAGGAACCGAAGCCGCTTGGCAAGTCGCTCAAGCTGGTATACCCGTGATATTACACGAAATGCGCCCCCTTCGTACCAGTCCCGCTCATCATAGCGAAGAATTAGGCGAATTAGTTTGTAGCAACTCCTTTGGGGCTATGTCAAGCGATCGGGCTGCTGGCCTTCTCCATGAAGAATTACGCCGTCTCGGTTCCATTATAATCCAAACTGCCGATCAACACGCCGTCCCTGCTGGCGGTGCCTTAGCCGTTGATAGAGGCATCTTTAGCCATCAATTAACCCAAACCTTAGCTAATCATCCCCTCATTGAACTAAAACGCTCAGAAATTACCGAAATTCCCCCAGAAGGCATCATCATTTTAGCCACTGGCCCCCTCACCACTCCCTCCCTAGCGGAAGACTTACAACGGTTCACAGGGATGGAATATATGAGCTTTTTTGACGCAGCAAGCCCTATAATCGTCGGAGAAACCATAAATCAAGACATCGCCTTTTTAGCTTCCCGTTATGATAAAGGTGACGCTGCCTATCTTAACTGTCCCCTCAACAAAGACCAATATTTACAGTTTCGAGAAGCCTTATGTCAAGCAGAACAAGCTGAATTAAAGGATTTTGAGCGAGAAACAGCCAAATTTTTTGAAGGATGTCTCCCTATCGAGGAATTAGCTAAACGGGGAGAAGAAACCATGCGTTATGGCCCCCTGAAACCCGTTGGCCTCTTTGATGCACGTTTAGGGGACTTTCGGGAACCAGAAAACAAAGAAAAACGCCCCTACGCGGTGGTACAGCTACGCCAAGAAGATAAACAGGGGCAATTATGGAATATGGTCGGATTTCAGACTAATTTGAAGTGGGGAGAACAAAAAAGGGTATTTAGGCTCATTCCTGGTTTAGAAAACGCTGAATTTGTCCGTATGGGAGTAATGCACCGTAATACTTTCATTAACTCACCGCAGTTACTTGATCCTACTTTACAGTTTAAAACCCGTCCGACGCTTTTGGCCGCAGGTCAATTAATTGGGACAGAAGGATATACCGCAGCAACCGCAGGAGGTTGGTTAGCGGGGACAAATGCAGCGCGACTGATGTTAGGGTTAGAGACAGTAACTCTCCCTGAAAGTATGATGATGGGGGCGTTATTTGAGTTTATTAGTAGTGCATCTCCGAAACATTTTCAACCTATGCCCCCAAATTTTGGCATTTTACCGGAATTACCTGTGAGAATTCGCAATAAACGGGAAAGATACGGGAAATATCGTGATCGGGCTTTAGCTGATTTGAATGAATGGCAATTACAATTAAATTGTAAGCAAAACAATCTAGTTATTTTGTAA
- a CDS encoding transcriptional regulator has translation MVKYQPKPIKTKQDYEQFLGIIEEMMSRTLTKDEDILFELLVLLIEAYEQQYYPINKTNLTATLESLIHEFDVNYESIIDIFGDIKTLEAIMTEKQEISPSQAESLAEFFNHLSPKLALTSHNFTQIKV, from the coding sequence ATGGTTAAATATCAGCCAAAACCAATTAAAACCAAACAAGATTATGAACAATTTTTAGGCATTATTGAGGAGATGATGTCACGGACTCTAACTAAGGATGAAGATATATTATTTGAGTTATTAGTATTATTAATTGAAGCTTATGAACAACAATATTATCCGATAAATAAAACAAATCTTACCGCTACTTTAGAATCATTAATTCATGAATTCGATGTTAATTATGAGAGTATTATTGATATTTTTGGAGATATTAAGACCCTAGAAGCAATTATGACAGAAAAACAAGAAATTAGTCCATCTCAAGCGGAGTCTTTGGCTGAGTTTTTTAATCATTTGAGTCCAAAACTCGCTTTAACTTCTCATAACTTTACTCAAATCAAAGTATAA
- a CDS encoding DUF29 family protein: MTNYISDYYTWTKEQVELLKLKRFEQVDNARYQ, encoded by the coding sequence ATGACGAATTACATTTCTGATTATTATACATGGACAAAAGAACAAGTAGAACTATTGAAATTAAAACGATTTGAACAAGTTGATAATGCACGTTATCAGTAA